In the genome of Rhodoplanes sp. Z2-YC6860, one region contains:
- a CDS encoding multidrug effflux MFS transporter — protein MDDQAARQLHNHPRTERTPWGLLLLLMALTSIGPTTLNIVVPALPTLAKRLAADGGTVQLIVSIYLLAMAAGQLLMGSLSDRFGRRPVLIAALLVTACASVSAVLISTVQSLIVARVLQAIGASAGVVVSRAIIRDLFDRNRAASTLGLVATVMAVVPTLSPLIGGLLETGFGWEAIFIFTAVTSALAVTWAAITLPETRGLNAPQGARQGFFRDLAQLAQSARFSGYVLAGAFGSATFYAFLGGGAHVVITLMARSPAEYGIWFAMSSIGYIAGNFISSRLSGRYGIHRMIWSGIIVEVVGVTLSTVLTAFALHWGPFIVFVPQMIVNLGNGLLLPGAIAGAVSVRPQAAGTAAGITGFTQMALGALIAQYAGTLMAGAPSALPLSFLMNALVAVLVISFAALVRRP, from the coding sequence GTGGACGACCAGGCCGCACGACAACTGCACAACCATCCCCGGACCGAGCGCACGCCCTGGGGCTTGTTGCTGCTGCTGATGGCGCTGACCTCGATCGGCCCCACCACGCTCAACATCGTGGTGCCGGCGCTGCCGACGCTCGCCAAGCGGCTGGCCGCCGATGGCGGCACCGTCCAGCTCATCGTTTCGATCTATCTGCTGGCGATGGCGGCCGGACAGTTGCTGATGGGCTCGCTGTCCGACCGCTTCGGCCGGCGGCCGGTGCTGATCGCGGCCCTGTTGGTCACCGCCTGCGCCAGCGTCAGTGCCGTGCTGATTTCCACGGTCCAGAGTCTGATCGTGGCGCGCGTGCTTCAGGCGATCGGCGCATCGGCCGGCGTCGTCGTCAGCCGCGCCATCATCCGCGACCTGTTCGATCGGAACCGCGCGGCCTCGACACTGGGCCTCGTCGCGACCGTCATGGCGGTGGTGCCGACATTGAGTCCGCTGATCGGCGGCCTCCTGGAAACCGGTTTCGGCTGGGAGGCGATCTTCATCTTTACCGCAGTCACGTCGGCGTTGGCCGTGACATGGGCCGCAATCACGCTGCCCGAGACACGCGGTCTCAACGCGCCGCAGGGCGCGCGTCAGGGTTTCTTCCGCGATCTCGCCCAGCTCGCGCAAAGCGCCCGCTTCTCGGGCTATGTGCTGGCTGGAGCCTTCGGGTCCGCGACGTTCTACGCATTCCTGGGCGGTGGCGCCCATGTCGTGATCACGCTGATGGCGCGCTCGCCGGCCGAGTACGGCATTTGGTTCGCGATGTCGTCGATCGGCTACATCGCCGGCAATTTCATCTCGTCGCGCCTGTCGGGGCGCTACGGCATCCATCGGATGATCTGGTCGGGCATCATCGTCGAAGTTGTCGGCGTGACGCTGTCGACCGTGCTCACGGCCTTCGCGCTGCATTGGGGCCCGTTCATCGTATTCGTGCCGCAGATGATCGTGAATCTCGGCAACGGCCTGTTGCTGCCCGGCGCGATCGCAGGCGCCGTCAGCGTGCGGCCGCAGGCGGCCGGCACCGCGGCCGGCATCACCGGTTTCACCCAGATGGCGCTCGGCGCCTTGATCGCGCAATACGCCGGGACATTGATGGCCGGGGCGCCGAGCGCGCTGCCGCTGTCGTTCCTGATGAACGCGCTGGTCGCCGTGCTTGTGATCAGCTTTGCGGCTTTGGTGCGCCGCCCCTGA
- a CDS encoding ABC transporter substrate-binding protein has protein sequence MLRGIAGRLVLASIAVALLPFHARGETLAELYEKAKADKEIVFYSGGPAAPHESRAKLFMQQYPGIEVKVTGGFSNVLNAEIEKQMAAKRLAVDMAFFQTVQDFVTWKQQGKLMSFRPDGFEQIYPNFKDPDGAYMSFSANALTYAYNTAAVKPEDAPKSALDFLKPMFAGKLITCYPADDDATLYLFHIIIQKYGWNWMTKYTANKPNYVQGHLPVARSVATGENIATFDASSSVWEFRRQGKLDVVWSGEDETPVFTLTGGIFKDAPHPNAAKLYMTWFLAKEQQSRVGSFSSRQDVAPPEGFKPLTSYKIANNYREFMVDEKLIESLRKRMEGFTGPVVNKGGVR, from the coding sequence ATGTTGCGGGGCATTGCCGGCCGTCTCGTGCTGGCTTCGATCGCGGTCGCGCTGCTGCCGTTTCACGCACGCGGCGAAACGCTCGCCGAGCTCTATGAAAAGGCCAAGGCCGACAAGGAAATCGTGTTCTATTCCGGCGGGCCCGCCGCGCCGCATGAGAGCCGCGCCAAGCTGTTCATGCAGCAATATCCCGGCATCGAGGTGAAGGTGACGGGCGGTTTCAGCAACGTGCTGAACGCCGAGATCGAAAAGCAGATGGCGGCAAAGCGACTTGCCGTCGACATGGCGTTCTTCCAGACCGTGCAGGATTTCGTGACCTGGAAGCAGCAGGGCAAGCTCATGAGCTTCAGGCCCGACGGCTTCGAGCAGATCTATCCGAACTTCAAGGACCCGGACGGCGCCTACATGTCGTTCAGCGCCAATGCGCTGACTTATGCGTACAACACCGCGGCCGTGAAGCCAGAGGATGCGCCGAAATCGGCGCTGGATTTCCTGAAGCCGATGTTCGCGGGCAAGCTCATCACCTGCTATCCGGCCGACGACGATGCGACGCTCTACCTGTTTCACATCATCATCCAGAAATACGGCTGGAACTGGATGACCAAATACACCGCCAACAAGCCGAACTATGTGCAAGGCCACCTGCCGGTCGCCCGCAGTGTGGCGACGGGCGAGAACATCGCCACGTTCGATGCATCGTCGTCGGTGTGGGAGTTCCGCCGCCAGGGCAAGCTCGACGTGGTGTGGTCGGGCGAGGACGAAACTCCGGTGTTCACGCTGACCGGCGGCATCTTCAAGGACGCGCCGCATCCCAACGCGGCGAAGCTTTATATGACGTGGTTCCTGGCGAAAGAGCAGCAGAGCCGCGTCGGCTCGTTCTCGTCGCGGCAGGACGTTGCGCCGCCCGAGGGATTCAAGCCGCTGACGTCGTACAAGATCGCGAACAACTATCGCGAGTTCATGGTCGACGAGAAGCTGATCGAGAGTTTGCGCAAGCGGATGGAGGGATTCACCGGCCCTGTCGTGAATAAAGGCGGTGTTCGTTGA
- the ligA gene encoding NAD-dependent DNA ligase LigA: MKAAKPHRDSKLAVAEMTANQAKREHARLEAEIKTHDEAYYQKDAPLVPDAEYDALRQRYNAIEERFPDLRTLDSLSRKVGAAPARGFAKVRHAVPMLSLENAFSDTDVTDFVGRIRRFLNLKEDAELAFTAEPKIDGLSMSLRYEGGELKVAATRGDGAEGEDVTANIKTLKDVPHKLKGKRVPEVCEVRGEVYMTKADFLALNKRQAETGGQIFANPRNSAAGSLRQKDSSITASRPLRFFAYAWGEMSEMPADKQSSMIKWLGSAGFHVNPIWKLCHSAEELLAFQHEVGLKRATLEYDIDGVVYKTDRLDWQERLGFVSRTPRWAIAHKFAAERAATVVRDIEIQVGRTGALTPVAKLEPVTVGGVVVQNATLHNQDEIERLGVRIGDTVTIQRAGDVIPQVVEVVQDKPRGKKAYKFPTECPCPLKTEVVREVIAGGEAGARAHCTGEFACPFQRTQHLMHFVSRRAFDIEGLGEKQIELFYEQGWVKEPADIFTLQERDKKINLKDVEGYGEISVRNLYQSIEARRDISLERFIYALGIRHVGETTAIALARGYGSWQAFHDAALKVVDKDEEAVAEMDALDQIGDTVIEAIGEYFGESHNRKLVDRLVGQVSIKEAERPKTDTAVAGKTVVFTGSLEKMTRDEAKAMAERLGAKVSGSVSKKTDYVVAGPGAGSKLAEAQKHGVQVLSEDDWFRLIGR; this comes from the coding sequence ATGAAAGCCGCCAAGCCGCACCGCGATTCCAAGCTCGCCGTCGCCGAGATGACCGCCAACCAGGCGAAGCGCGAGCACGCGCGCCTCGAAGCCGAGATCAAGACGCACGACGAGGCCTACTACCAGAAGGACGCGCCGCTGGTTCCCGACGCCGAATACGACGCGCTGCGGCAACGCTACAACGCGATCGAGGAACGCTTCCCGGACCTGCGCACGCTGGACAGCCTGTCGCGCAAGGTCGGCGCCGCGCCGGCGCGCGGCTTCGCCAAAGTCCGGCACGCAGTGCCGATGCTGTCGTTGGAGAACGCCTTCAGCGACACCGACGTCACCGATTTCGTCGGCCGCATCCGGCGCTTCCTCAACCTGAAGGAAGACGCCGAGCTCGCCTTCACGGCAGAGCCCAAGATCGACGGGCTGTCGATGTCGCTCCGCTACGAAGGCGGCGAGCTGAAGGTGGCGGCGACCCGCGGCGACGGCGCCGAGGGCGAGGACGTCACCGCCAACATCAAGACGCTGAAGGACGTGCCGCACAAGCTTAAGGGAAAGCGCGTGCCGGAGGTCTGCGAGGTGCGCGGCGAGGTCTACATGACCAAGGCCGACTTCCTGGCGCTGAACAAGCGGCAGGCCGAGACCGGCGGGCAGATCTTCGCCAATCCGCGCAACTCGGCGGCTGGCTCGCTGCGGCAGAAGGACTCGAGCATCACGGCGTCGCGGCCGCTGCGCTTCTTCGCTTACGCGTGGGGCGAGATGAGCGAGATGCCGGCCGACAAGCAGTCGAGCATGATCAAATGGCTCGGCAGCGCCGGCTTCCACGTCAATCCGATCTGGAAGCTATGTCACTCTGCCGAGGAGCTGCTGGCGTTCCAACATGAGGTCGGGCTGAAGCGCGCCACGCTCGAATACGACATCGACGGCGTGGTCTACAAAACCGATCGCTTGGATTGGCAGGAGCGGCTGGGCTTCGTGTCGCGCACGCCGCGCTGGGCGATCGCGCACAAATTCGCAGCCGAGCGGGCCGCTACGGTGGTGCGCGACATCGAGATTCAGGTCGGCCGTACCGGTGCGCTGACGCCGGTGGCCAAGCTCGAGCCGGTGACGGTCGGCGGCGTCGTGGTGCAGAACGCGACGCTTCACAATCAGGACGAGATCGAGCGGCTGGGCGTGCGCATCGGCGACACCGTGACGATCCAGCGCGCCGGCGACGTGATCCCGCAGGTGGTCGAGGTCGTCCAGGACAAGCCGCGCGGCAAGAAAGCCTACAAATTCCCGACCGAATGCCCGTGCCCGTTGAAGACCGAGGTGGTGCGCGAGGTGATTGCCGGCGGCGAGGCGGGCGCGCGCGCGCATTGCACCGGCGAGTTCGCCTGCCCGTTCCAGCGCACCCAGCATTTGATGCATTTCGTGTCGCGCCGCGCCTTCGATATCGAAGGGCTCGGCGAGAAGCAGATCGAGCTGTTCTACGAACAGGGTTGGGTGAAGGAACCCGCCGATATTTTTACGCTCCAGGAGCGCGACAAGAAGATCAATCTGAAGGACGTCGAGGGCTACGGCGAGATTTCGGTCCGCAATCTCTATCAGTCGATCGAAGCGCGCCGCGACATTTCACTGGAGCGCTTCATCTATGCGCTGGGCATCCGCCATGTCGGCGAGACGACGGCGATTGCGCTCGCCCGTGGCTACGGCTCATGGCAGGCGTTTCATGATGCGGCGCTGAAGGTCGTCGACAAGGACGAGGAAGCGGTGGCCGAGATGGACGCGCTCGATCAGATCGGCGACACGGTGATCGAGGCGATCGGCGAGTATTTCGGCGAGAGCCACAACCGGAAGCTCGTCGATCGGCTGGTCGGGCAGGTCTCGATCAAGGAGGCCGAAAGGCCAAAGACGGATACGGCGGTGGCCGGCAAGACCGTGGTGTTCACCGGCTCGCTGGAAAAGATGACCCGCGACGAGGCCAAGGCCATGGCCGAGCGTCTGGGCGCGAAGGTGTCGGGCTCGGTGTCGAAGAAGACCGACTACGTGGTTGCGGGTCCGGGCGCCGGCTCCAAGCTCGCCGAGGCGCAGAAGCACGGGGTGCAAGTGTTGAGCGAGGATGATTGGTTCAGGCTGATTGGGCGATAG
- a CDS encoding PQQ-binding-like beta-propeller repeat protein has translation MTALPRILACACFAMGCASALTPLSASADTVRIYVTNSAGDSVHVIDPATNKVVQTFRGPEAMHGINFSPDGARVYISNEEASTLDVFDRKTGKQIKQIPLSNRPNNIAVAKDGRIVVGIARGEGALDIVDPVSLTVKKSVPVHGRLHNVYVTPDQKYVITGAIREAILTVIDLATEQVAWELKLSGGVRPMTIETNPDGSTRRIFAQLSDLNGFAVVDFAEKKEVARIELPKPKAEFEMDGGRNSAPSHGIGVTPDMKTLWVTSIPNNAVYVYSLADLKMVGEVALPALKMPGHDAISSVANWVTMTPDSKTVYVSNAGMRAVTAIDVPSMKVKAVVRVGEVPKRINTLVIPSGSAASSSSGRRASLH, from the coding sequence ATGACCGCCCTGCCCCGTATTCTGGCGTGTGCGTGCTTTGCCATGGGCTGCGCGTCGGCTCTGACGCCGCTTTCCGCCTCCGCGGATACCGTTCGCATCTATGTGACCAACAGCGCCGGCGACAGCGTCCACGTCATCGACCCGGCCACCAACAAGGTGGTCCAGACCTTCCGCGGCCCCGAGGCCATGCACGGCATCAACTTCTCGCCGGATGGCGCGCGCGTCTACATCAGCAACGAGGAAGCCTCGACGCTCGATGTCTTCGACCGCAAGACCGGCAAACAGATCAAGCAGATCCCGCTTTCGAACCGGCCGAACAACATCGCGGTGGCGAAAGACGGTCGCATCGTGGTCGGCATCGCCCGCGGCGAAGGCGCACTCGACATCGTCGATCCGGTGAGCCTCACCGTGAAGAAGAGCGTGCCGGTGCATGGCCGCCTGCACAACGTCTATGTCACGCCAGACCAGAAATACGTCATCACCGGCGCAATCCGCGAAGCGATCCTCACGGTGATCGATCTCGCCACCGAGCAGGTCGCCTGGGAGCTGAAGCTGAGCGGCGGCGTCCGGCCGATGACCATCGAGACCAACCCGGACGGCTCGACCAGGCGCATCTTCGCCCAGCTCTCCGACCTCAACGGCTTTGCCGTGGTGGACTTTGCGGAGAAGAAAGAGGTTGCCCGGATCGAATTGCCGAAGCCCAAGGCGGAGTTCGAGATGGACGGCGGCCGCAACTCCGCGCCGTCGCACGGCATCGGCGTCACGCCGGACATGAAGACGCTGTGGGTCACCAGCATCCCGAACAACGCCGTGTACGTCTATTCGCTGGCGGACCTGAAGATGGTCGGCGAGGTGGCGCTGCCGGCGCTGAAGATGCCGGGTCATGACGCGATCTCTTCGGTCGCCAACTGGGTCACGATGACGCCGGACAGCAAGACGGTTTACGTCTCCAACGCCGGCATGCGCGCGGTCACCGCGATCGACGTGCCGTCGATGAAGGTGAAGGCTGTGGTCCGCGTCGGCGAGGTGCCGAAGCGGATCAACACACTGGTGATACCAAGCGGCTCCGCCGCTAGTTCTTCTTCGGGCCGGAGAGCGTCGCTCCATTGA
- a CDS encoding alpha-hydroxy acid oxidase: MSERDTEANRRRFLQYLAASPLLAAGGSAALAQTVLPKAKLSDPLMWAPLDAGKLIKSPKEAINVFDLEPVCRHNVPPAHFGYMASGIDDEVTLRRNREDFLKFYLRPRRLVDVSKVDMSVDILGTKYSSPIVCAPVGGQRSFHDDAESGVARAAKKGDHLQILSTMTSDPVEDVVKARGAPIWMQLYATNKWEVAAAITKRAENAGCTALAVTVDRSGGRNQETLFRMRPDDTRDCNGCHDRSSFANSLKTRAMWKDLDLTGLRNTQSSNMTWDFFKRMRDHTKMKLIAKGILSYEDAVLAADNGLDAIIVSNHGARSEDAGRSTIDALPEIVEAVKGRIPILVDSGFRRGSDVVKALCIGATAVCVGRPYIWGLGAFGQAGVERALEMLREETHAMIQQMGAQNVKQLVPGMVRRA, translated from the coding sequence ATGTCTGAACGCGATACCGAAGCGAACCGCCGCCGCTTCCTGCAATATCTCGCCGCGAGCCCGCTGCTCGCCGCGGGCGGCAGCGCGGCGCTGGCCCAAACCGTTCTGCCGAAAGCCAAGCTGTCCGATCCGCTGATGTGGGCGCCGCTCGACGCGGGCAAGCTGATCAAGTCGCCGAAGGAAGCCATCAACGTCTTCGATCTCGAACCGGTGTGCCGGCACAACGTGCCGCCGGCGCATTTCGGCTACATGGCGTCGGGCATCGATGACGAGGTGACGCTGCGCAGAAACCGCGAGGATTTCCTGAAATTCTATCTGCGGCCGCGGCGCCTCGTCGACGTCAGCAAGGTCGACATGAGCGTCGACATTCTCGGCACGAAATACTCTTCGCCGATCGTCTGCGCGCCGGTGGGCGGCCAGCGCTCGTTCCACGACGATGCCGAGTCGGGCGTGGCGCGCGCCGCCAAGAAGGGCGACCATCTGCAGATCCTCTCCACCATGACGTCGGATCCGGTCGAGGACGTCGTCAAGGCGCGCGGCGCGCCGATCTGGATGCAGCTCTACGCCACCAACAAATGGGAGGTGGCGGCAGCCATCACCAAGCGCGCCGAGAACGCCGGCTGCACCGCGCTTGCCGTCACGGTCGACCGCAGCGGCGGCCGCAACCAGGAAACCCTGTTCCGGATGCGGCCGGACGATACCCGCGACTGCAACGGCTGCCACGATCGCTCGAGCTTCGCCAACTCGCTGAAGACCCGTGCGATGTGGAAGGACCTCGACCTCACGGGCCTGCGCAACACCCAGTCGTCGAACATGACCTGGGACTTCTTCAAGCGGATGCGCGACCACACCAAGATGAAGCTGATCGCCAAGGGCATCCTGTCGTACGAGGACGCCGTGCTCGCCGCCGACAACGGCCTCGACGCCATCATCGTGTCGAACCATGGCGCCCGCTCCGAGGACGCCGGCCGCTCGACCATCGACGCGCTGCCGGAGATCGTCGAGGCCGTGAAGGGCCGCATTCCGATCCTGGTCGACTCCGGCTTCCGCCGCGGCTCGGACGTGGTCAAGGCGCTGTGCATCGGCGCCACGGCCGTTTGCGTCGGACGGCCGTACATCTGGGGCCTGGGCGCCTTCGGCCAGGCCGGCGTCGAGCGCGCTCTTGAAATGCTGCGCGAAGAGACGCACGCTATGATCCAGCAGATGGGCGCGCAGAACGTGAAACAGCTGGTTCCAGGAATGGTGCGGCGGGCCTGA
- the recN gene encoding DNA repair protein RecN — protein MLARLSIRDIVLIDRLDLEFASGLSVLTGETGAGKSILLDAFALALGARGDATLVRQGAEQGQVTAMFELPPKHPARTLLAESDIAADEALILRRVQFADGRTRAFINDQPVSVQALQTLGAALVEIHGQHDARALVDAGTHRGLLDAYGRLEDDAHEVETLWTARRQAADAVVKHRADVERAAREAEWLRHAVAELQKLAPEPGEETALAERRASMMQAEKVAGDLREAYDAVAGQASPVPGLSAAVRRLERRGAQAPGLVEPTVKAIDAALNALDEARDHLDQALRTADCDPHELERIEERLFALRAAGRKYSSPVDNLSALAERYSSDVALIDAGADKLAALEKAAAETDARFAKAAAALSVARKKAAEKLDKAVNGELKPLKLERARFNTQIDSNAKSPGPNGIDHVEFWVQTNPGTRPGPLMKVASGGELARFLLAVKVVLADRGSAPTLIFDEIDTGVGGAVADAIGLRLARLGGKVQVVTVTHAPQVAAKAERHYLITKDMMDKGKRVATRVTELAAARRREEIARMLAGAEITEEARAAAEKLIRASAG, from the coding sequence ATGCTGGCACGGCTCTCGATCCGGGACATCGTGCTGATCGATCGCCTCGATCTCGAGTTTGCGTCGGGCCTGTCGGTGCTCACGGGCGAAACCGGCGCCGGCAAATCGATCCTGCTCGATGCCTTTGCGCTGGCGCTTGGCGCGCGCGGCGACGCCACGCTGGTGCGTCAGGGCGCCGAACAGGGCCAGGTGACCGCGATGTTCGAGCTGCCGCCCAAGCATCCGGCGCGCACGCTGCTCGCCGAAAGCGACATCGCCGCGGATGAGGCGCTGATTCTGCGCCGCGTGCAGTTTGCCGACGGCCGTACGCGCGCCTTCATCAACGACCAGCCGGTCAGCGTTCAGGCGCTGCAGACCCTGGGCGCGGCTTTGGTCGAGATCCACGGCCAGCACGACGCGCGTGCGCTGGTCGATGCCGGCACCCATCGCGGCCTGCTCGACGCCTACGGGCGGCTGGAGGACGACGCGCACGAAGTCGAGACGCTCTGGACGGCGCGGCGTCAGGCCGCCGACGCCGTGGTGAAGCACCGCGCCGACGTCGAGCGCGCGGCGCGCGAGGCCGAGTGGCTGCGCCATGCGGTTGCCGAGTTGCAGAAGCTTGCGCCCGAGCCTGGCGAGGAAACGGCGCTCGCCGAGCGCAGGGCTTCGATGATGCAGGCCGAGAAGGTCGCGGGCGATCTCCGCGAAGCTTACGACGCGGTGGCGGGCCAGGCCTCGCCGGTGCCGGGGCTCTCGGCCGCGGTGCGGCGTCTCGAACGCCGCGGCGCCCAGGCGCCGGGGCTGGTCGAGCCCACCGTGAAGGCGATCGATGCGGCGTTGAACGCGCTCGACGAGGCAAGAGACCATCTCGACCAGGCGCTGCGCACCGCCGATTGCGACCCGCACGAATTGGAGCGCATCGAGGAGCGGCTGTTCGCGCTGCGGGCTGCCGGGCGGAAATACAGTTCGCCGGTCGACAATCTGAGTGCGCTGGCCGAGCGTTATTCGTCCGACGTGGCGCTGATCGACGCGGGCGCCGACAAGCTTGCGGCGCTGGAGAAGGCCGCGGCGGAAACCGACGCGCGCTTTGCCAAGGCGGCCGCAGCGCTGTCGGTGGCGCGGAAGAAAGCCGCCGAAAAGCTCGACAAGGCGGTCAACGGCGAATTGAAGCCGTTGAAGCTCGAACGCGCCAGGTTCAACACGCAGATCGACAGCAACGCCAAGTCCCCCGGGCCGAACGGCATCGACCACGTCGAGTTCTGGGTGCAGACCAATCCAGGCACGCGGCCGGGGCCGCTGATGAAGGTCGCTTCGGGCGGCGAGCTCGCGCGGTTTCTGCTGGCGGTGAAGGTGGTGCTGGCCGATCGCGGCTCGGCCCCAACTCTCATTTTCGACGAGATCGACACCGGCGTCGGCGGCGCCGTGGCGGATGCGATCGGGCTGCGGCTTGCCCGGCTTGGCGGCAAGGTGCAGGTCGTCACCGTGACGCATGCGCCGCAGGTCGCGGCGAAAGCCGAGCGGCACTACCTCATCACCAAGGACATGATGGACAAAGGCAAGCGCGTCGCGACGCGTGTCACCGAATTGGCCGCCGCGCGGCGGCGCGAGGAGATCGCGCGGATGCTGGCCGGCGCCGAGATCACCGAGGAGGCCCGCGCCGCGGCCGAGAAGCTGATCCGGGCGTCGGCGGGATGA
- a CDS encoding class II aldolase/adducin family protein translates to MTQLSEATIRQQLADCHRMMVMADLIDYSGHVSARIPGTKRILILPRDASRAAVTADEMLVVDLDGTVLEGKGPAPTETAIHLGVYRHRDDVQAVGHGHPPMSTLFTMVDRPMIAIRNYGFRFIGCPCHPDPTHIRTVEQGDAVAKTLGKHRYCLLRAHGSVIAVNSVPEVFLDSLEMEENARSTVHASTLGRLKPITPEEVELLKVSFARNDYRVAKTWEHYRAKATQAGLL, encoded by the coding sequence ATGACGCAACTGAGCGAAGCCACGATCCGCCAGCAACTGGCGGACTGCCATCGCATGATGGTGATGGCGGACCTGATCGATTACAGCGGCCATGTCAGCGCACGCATTCCCGGCACCAAACGCATTCTGATCCTGCCGCGCGACGCGAGCCGCGCGGCCGTCACCGCGGACGAGATGCTGGTGGTCGATCTCGACGGCACGGTGCTGGAAGGCAAAGGGCCGGCGCCCACCGAGACCGCGATTCATCTCGGCGTCTACCGGCATCGCGACGACGTCCAGGCGGTCGGACACGGCCATCCGCCGATGTCGACGCTGTTCACGATGGTGGATCGCCCGATGATCGCGATCCGCAACTACGGCTTCCGGTTCATTGGCTGCCCCTGCCATCCGGATCCGACTCACATCCGCACTGTCGAGCAAGGCGACGCTGTCGCGAAGACTCTCGGCAAGCATCGCTATTGCCTGTTGCGCGCCCATGGCAGCGTGATCGCGGTCAATAGCGTGCCCGAGGTGTTTCTGGACAGCCTCGAAATGGAGGAGAACGCGCGCAGCACCGTGCACGCGTCGACGCTGGGCCGTCTCAAGCCGATCACGCCCGAGGAGGTTGAACTGCTCAAGGTGAGCTTCGCACGCAACGATTATCGCGTCGCCAAGACCTGGGAGCATTATCGCGCCAAGGCAACGCAGGCCGGGCTGCTGTGA
- a CDS encoding Bug family tripartite tricarboxylate transporter substrate binding protein, producing the protein MQRHLDRHLPGSPLVIVQNMPGAGSMRSVMSLAAAPEDSTAIVTFSSSLLTESVLFPERVKIDFRAYGFLGNLGEDGRICFVRPALGVRDLAGLKARGRLVFGATAAGTSGNIDAAMLRNLFGLDVHIVNGYAGSAAKRLAFERGEIDGDCGGVTSLPSDWLPSGKIAVFMRLSPEPAPGLDPAVPFGGALLTSDTDRRAYDFLVTPQRLGRLFVTSGKTSPARLAALREAFGRMMADPKFLADAGKLNLSVVPTNGEQVERDIAALYATPREILARARSAAGE; encoded by the coding sequence GTGCAGCGTCATCTGGACAGGCATCTGCCGGGCTCGCCGTTGGTCATCGTGCAAAACATGCCAGGCGCGGGCTCCATGCGCTCGGTGATGTCACTTGCCGCCGCTCCCGAAGACAGCACCGCGATCGTCACCTTCAGTTCGTCGTTGCTGACGGAATCGGTCCTGTTTCCCGAGCGGGTGAAGATCGACTTCCGGGCCTATGGCTTCCTTGGCAATCTCGGTGAGGACGGCCGCATCTGCTTCGTTCGCCCGGCGCTCGGCGTGCGCGATCTCGCAGGCCTGAAGGCGCGGGGCCGGCTGGTGTTCGGCGCGACCGCGGCAGGTACCTCCGGCAATATCGATGCCGCGATGCTGCGCAATCTGTTCGGCCTCGATGTGCACATCGTCAACGGCTATGCCGGCAGCGCCGCGAAGCGGCTCGCTTTCGAGCGCGGCGAAATCGACGGCGATTGCGGCGGCGTTACGTCGCTGCCGTCCGACTGGCTGCCTTCAGGCAAGATCGCCGTCTTCATGCGGTTGTCGCCCGAGCCCGCGCCGGGGCTCGATCCTGCGGTGCCGTTCGGCGGCGCGTTGCTGACAAGCGACACGGATCGACGCGCCTATGATTTCCTGGTGACGCCACAGCGCCTTGGCCGGCTGTTCGTCACCTCCGGCAAGACCAGTCCGGCGCGGCTTGCGGCGTTGCGCGAGGCGTTCGGCCGGATGATGGCCGATCCAAAATTTCTCGCCGACGCCGGCAAGCTCAATCTCAGCGTTGTGCCGACGAACGGTGAGCAGGTCGAACGCGACATCGCCGCGCTCTACGCCACGCCGCGCGAGATTCTGGCTCGAGCGAGAAGTGCCGCAGGCGAGTAG